Within the Dehalococcoidia bacterium genome, the region GGTCGGTGGGTTCGTAGCTCGCCTCCATCCGCCCGGCCTCGATGCGCGATAAGTCGAGCAGCATGTTCACCAGCTTGAGCAGCCGCTGCCCGTTGCGCTGCGCCACGTCCAGCTCCCGCCGCACATCCGCGGGAAGCTCGCCGTGCGCGTTGTGCAGCACGTCTGCGAGCGGGCCGAGGAGCAGGGTGAGCGGTGGTGCGGAACTCGTGACTGACGTTGCTGAAGAAGGCCGTCTTGGCGCGGTCCAGCTCGGCCAGGCTCTCGGCCCGCCGCCGCTCCGCGTCGTACGCCTCGGCGTTGGCGATATTGGCGGCGAGCTGCGAGGCGACCATCGCCAGGAAACCGCGATAGCCTTCGTCAAAGGCGCGGTAAGGGTTCAACCCGGCGACCAGGAGGGCTGCCTGCCCCCGGCCCCCCGCAGGCACCACCGGCAGGACCGCTGCCTGCGCGGGCGGCCGGTCCCACGGTCCGGCCGGCAGGGAAGCGACCCGCTCCGTGAGGTCGGAGACGATCTGGATCTGGTTGCGCTCGAGCACCCGGGCCAGCGGCCACAGCGAACCGTCATTCAGGGCAACGAGCAGCGGCGCAGCGGGATGGCCCGGGCCGATGCCCGCCGCGCCGGCCAGCTCCAGCCGCTGTCCTTCCGGGTCGACGACGTAGAGCATGGCGAACGGCAGATCGCGCGCGTCGGTGCTCAGGCACGCCGCACTGAGACGGCACGCCTCTTGCCGCGTACGCGCGTCGGCCGTGGTGGCTCCAAGCTGGCGCAGCACGGCCATCTGCCGTTCGCTGATGATGCGCGGCGTCTCCTCGGTGTTGGCGCAGATGATACCGCCGCTGCCACCGCGGTCGTTCGGCACCGGGCTGTAGGAGAAGGTTTAGTACGTCTCTTCCGGATAGCCATTGCGCTGCATGATCAGCAGCAGGGCCTCGTCGTAGGTGCCCTCGTTGCGCTGCAGCGCCGATGCCGCGCGCGGTCCCACCTGATCCCAGATCTCGTGCCAGACCTGGGACGCCGGCTGCCCCAATGCCAGCGGATGTTTGCCCTGCAGGATGGTCGTATACGCGTCGTTGTAGAGATTGATGAGGTCGTCGCCCCACCAGACGAACATCGGCTGACGCGAGGTCAGCATGATGCGCACGCAGGTCTTGAGGCTCTGCGGCCAGTGCTCGACCGGTCCCAGCGGCGTCGCGGCCCAGTCGCGGCCGCGCATCAGCGCCGCCAGTTCGCCGTCGCCGGGGAAGGTCTCGCTCAGCCCGGGCGCATCAGACCCGCCCGCCGTCGTTTCCGCGCGACGACGCATGGCCTATTCCTCGGAGGTGCGGCTGCCGGCGATGCCCGGCTGCCCCGATTGTAAGTTCCCTGAAGCAGTGTCGAGGCACAATACTCCCATCTGCTGGCGTCTGGACCAGGTCGGAGCGCGGTAACGCGGTTGCGGGGCTTGACGGCGTGCGGTACCATAGATCGGAGCGTTGGGGATTCGTCTAACGGTAGGACAGCGGACTCTGGCTCCGTATGTGGGGGTTCGAATCCTCCATCCCCAGCCACGGGGCGCATTCGTCTAGCGGCCCAGGACGCCGCCCTCTCAAGGCGGAGATCAGGGGTTCGAATCCCCTATGCGCTACCACGGGGCCGGAACTGCCGGCCCCGTTCTTTTTCTCGCGGTTCCCGCCGCCCCGGCGCCGCCCGTACGTGCCGGGCGAGGGCGATGCGTCTATGGTTCGCGCCGAGCCCAGCCCACGCCTCACCGCAAACCTCCGCTTTCGACGCTTCTGGGCGGGGCGGCTGTTCGCCAACACGGCGCAAAACGCGATCCTGCTGGCTCTGCTCGTCACCGTCGTCAACCGCACCGGCTCGACGATCCACAGCTCGCTGCTCGTGCTGAGCTTCATTGTGCCGGCGGCGGCGCTGGGCGTGATCGGTGGAGTGGCCGTAGATCACCTGCCCCGCCGCGGCGTAATCGTGTGCAGTTGCCTGCTGCGGGCGCTGCTCTGCGTCGGCTTCCTGCGCTCGAATGAAAGCGTCTGGATGATCTACGGCGTTAATCTCGCGCTCTCGGCCGTGACGCAGTTCTCCGGCCCGGCCGAATCGGCGGTGGTGCCGCAGCTCGTGCCGCAGGAGCAGATCGCTTCGGCCACGGCGCTGCTCAACATCGGCATCATCCTGGCGCAGATCGCGGGCACGGTCATCCTGGCGCCGCTCTTCCTGAAGACCGTCGGTCCCGATCCGTTGTTCGTGCTCACGATCGTGCTCTTTCTCGCCGCCGCCTTCAGCTATGCCCGCATGCCGCGCCTGGCCCGGCCGCCGAAGGGCTGGATGCGCGAACACGCCGAGCCGCGCTACCGCGGCCTGCGCGCGTCCGCCGGCGAAAGCTGGCGGCTGCTGCGGTCCAATCGCTCGGTCTTCCTTGCCGGCGTGCAAAACACCCTGGTGACGACCACCATCGTGGTGCTCGTCTCGGTGTTGCCGAACTACACCCGCCAGGTATTGCACCTCTCGGCGGAGAACGCCGTCTTTGTCTTCGCGCCGGCCGCGCTGGGCGTGGCCGCCGGCAACTGGCTGGTGCCGAAGCTGGCGCGGGGCCGCGGCAAGAGCCTGCTCGGCGGCATCGGCTTCGCGCTGTTCCTGCTTTGCCTGATCGGCCTCGGACTCGGCGATCCGCTGGTGCACGCGATGAAGCATCGCGGCGTGTTCGGGCCGCTGGGTCACGCCGCGCCGGGCTTCTTCTACTCGACCGCGGCCTTCTCTGCCCTGATGGCCGCGCCGCTCGGCTTCACCTACGCGGTCGTGCTCGTCGCGGCACGGCTGATCACCTACGAGCACGTGCCCGCGCACATGCAGGGACGCATCTTCGCCTTCCAGGGCGTGCTCAGCAGCCTTGCCTCGATCGTGCCGCTGCTGCTCGTCGGGGCCGCCAGCGCCCTCTTCGGTCCGAGGGTCGTCCTCGTACTGGTGGCCGCGGCCAACCTCATCGCCTTCTTCTACGCGCGTGCGACCCTGCCGCGCGGGCGCGCGGCGCGTGGGGAAGCGCCGCTGCCCGTGGCGCCGTCGGCGGCACGACACTGATCCGCTAAGCCGTAAGCGGGGCCATCGTGCTGTGCGCCGCGCTGCTGCGCCGGCTCGCACGCGTGTGCTACGATCGTGCTCGTCCTCAGCGGTTCCGGGGCCCGCGGCGGTACGGCGAACAGCGCCCGCGCACAGGGCCGACAGCAAGTTTTGCAGGCGTGGGAGCAATCAGGCGTGACCGAGACGATCCTCGTCGCCGTCGCCTGGCCATACGCCAACGGGCCGGTCCACCAGGGCCAGTTCGGCGGTGCCTATCTGCCGGCCGACATCTTCGCTCGCTACCACCGCACGGCCGGCAACCGGGTGCTGATGGTCTCGGGCAGCGACATGCACGGCACGCCGATCACGGTCCGCGCCGAGCGCGAGGGGCGCTCGCCCGAGGCCGTCGCCGAGGAGTTCCACGCCTCGTTCCTGGACACCTGGCAGCGGATGGGCATCTCCTTCGACCTGTTCACCAGCACCGGCACGGCGAACCACGCCCGCGTCAGCCAGGACGTCTTCCTGCGCCTGCTGGAACAGGGCTACCTCTACGAGCAGGAGCAGGAGCTGTTCTACTGCGAGACGGACCGGCGCTTTTTGCTCGACCGTTACGTGGAGGGCATCTGCCCCTTCTGCGGCTACGAGCCGGCGCGCGGCGACCAGTGCGACAACTGCGGCCGGCCGCAGGACCCGCTCAAGCTGATCAATCCGCGCTGCAAGTTCTGCGGCAACGTGCCGGTGGTGCGCAATTCGAAGCACATGTTCCTGCGCCTCTCCGCCTTTCAGGATCGCCTCCGCGCCTGGCTGGACGACGGCGTGAAGGAGACCTACTGGCGCAAGAACGTGCTGAACTTCTCGCTCGGCATGCTGAACGAGGGGCTGCACGACAACGCGATCACACGCGATCTTGACTGGGGAGTGCGCGTGCCGCTGGAGGGGTGGGAGCAGAAGCGCATCTACGTCTGGTTCGAGGCGGTGATCGGCTATCTTTCCGCCGCCAGGGAGTGGGCGCAGATCCAGGGCGCACCCGACGCCTGGAAGGACTGGTGGGAAGACCCGGCGGCGAAGACCTATTACTTCATCGGCAAGGACAACATCTGGTTTCACGCCACGATCTGGCCGGCGATGCTGATGGGCCACGGCGGCCTGAACCTGCCGTACGATGTGCCGGCCAACCAGTACATCAATATCAGCGGCCGCAAGTCGTCGACCAGCCAGAACTGGGCGGTGTGGGTGCCGGACTACCTCACCCGCTACGACCCGGACCCGCTGCGTTACTATCTCTCGGCGGCGATGCCGGAGACCTCTGACACCGATTTCACCTGGGCCGAGTTCCTTCGCCGCAACAACGACGAGCTGGTGGCGACCTGGGGCAACCTAGTGAACCGCGTGCTGACGCAGTTCCCGCGCCACTTCGAAGGGCGCGTGCCGCGACCGGACGCGCTCGACGGCCGCGCCGGCGCCCTGATCGAACGCTGCCAGCAGACGCTCGAAACCGCGGGGCGTGAGCTGGCGGCCTGCCGCTTCCGCGCCGGCATCGGCGCGGGCATGGAGCTGGCGCGCGAGGCGAACCGCTTCCTGGACGAGACCGCGCCCTGGAAGGCGATTCGGGAAGACCGCCAGGCGGCGGCAAACGCGCTGTACGCCGCGCTCAGCGTGATCGCTACGCTGCGCACGGCCCTCTATCCCTACCTGCCCTTCTCCGCTGAGAAACTGAACCGGCTACTGGGCGAGACGCGGCCCGTGCGGGAACTGGGCTGGGGGCTGACCGTTCCCGAGCCGGAGCGGCCGCTGCCGCCCCCCGAGCCGCTCTTCCGCAAGCTCGACCCATCGATCGTCGACGAGGAGGAGGCGCGGCTGGGCACGTGAACGCGCAGCAAGGCGCCTCCCTGATCGACGCGCATGCGCACATCCAGGCCCGGCAGTTCGACGCCGACCGCCAGGAGATGCTTACTCGCGCCCGCGCCGCCGGCGTCGGCGCGATCGTCTGCTCCGCAGACGACGAGGCCTCGAGCCGTGCCGCCGTGGCACTGGCGGAGGCCCAGCCGGATGTGTGGGCGACGGTCGGCGTCCATCCGCACGAGGCGAAGCGTGCAAATGCCGGCACGTTCGCGCGGCTGGCGGAGCTCGCCCGGCATCCGCGCGTCGTGGCGATCGGCGAGATTGGGCTGGATTACCATTACGACCACTCGCCGCGTGACGTGCAACGCGCCGTCTTTGAGACGCAACTTGGGCTGGCGGCCTCTCTCGGCCTGCCCGTGGTGATCCACTCGCGCGAGGCGGCCGAGGATACGTTTGCCGTGCTGTCCGCGTGGCGGCGCGGCGCGAACGTGGCCGCGGCGCCTGCTGGGCTCCTGCACTGCTTTGCCTACGATACGGAATGGGCCGGGCGCTTTCTGGAGCTGGGTTTCTCTCTCTCGCTTCCGGGAACGGTCACATATCCGAAGGCCGAATCGTCTCAACTCGTGGCAGCGATGCTGCCCGACGAACGCTTCACCGTCGAAACGGATTGCCCGTCCCTGGCGCCGCAGTCGCGCCGCGGCCGGCGCAATGAGCCGGCCTATCTGCCGGAGACCGTGGCGAAGATCGCCGCCCTGCGGGGGGTGGACGCGGCCGCACTGGGCGCACGGGCTGCGGAGAACGCGAGACAGCTGTTCCGGCTGCCCGCAGCGGCGACCACCGCTGCGGCGAAGGGGACGACGTGACCACGGCAACGATGCTCTATGGCCCGGTAACGGCCGACCTCTCGCTGGTTGAGGCAGCGCTGGCGCGGGTTCGCGAGGTCGAGTACGAACCGCTGCGGC harbors:
- a CDS encoding MFS transporter → MVRAEPSPRLTANLRFRRFWAGRLFANTAQNAILLALLVTVVNRTGSTIHSSLLVLSFIVPAAALGVIGGVAVDHLPRRGVIVCSCLLRALLCVGFLRSNESVWMIYGVNLALSAVTQFSGPAESAVVPQLVPQEQIASATALLNIGIILAQIAGTVILAPLFLKTVGPDPLFVLTIVLFLAAAFSYARMPRLARPPKGWMREHAEPRYRGLRASAGESWRLLRSNRSVFLAGVQNTLVTTTIVVLVSVLPNYTRQVLHLSAENAVFVFAPAALGVAAGNWLVPKLARGRGKSLLGGIGFALFLLCLIGLGLGDPLVHAMKHRGVFGPLGHAAPGFFYSTAAFSALMAAPLGFTYAVVLVAARLITYEHVPAHMQGRIFAFQGVLSSLASIVPLLLVGAASALFGPRVVLVLVAAANLIAFFYARATLPRGRAARGEAPLPVAPSAARH
- the metG gene encoding methionine--tRNA ligase, which translates into the protein MTETILVAVAWPYANGPVHQGQFGGAYLPADIFARYHRTAGNRVLMVSGSDMHGTPITVRAEREGRSPEAVAEEFHASFLDTWQRMGISFDLFTSTGTANHARVSQDVFLRLLEQGYLYEQEQELFYCETDRRFLLDRYVEGICPFCGYEPARGDQCDNCGRPQDPLKLINPRCKFCGNVPVVRNSKHMFLRLSAFQDRLRAWLDDGVKETYWRKNVLNFSLGMLNEGLHDNAITRDLDWGVRVPLEGWEQKRIYVWFEAVIGYLSAAREWAQIQGAPDAWKDWWEDPAAKTYYFIGKDNIWFHATIWPAMLMGHGGLNLPYDVPANQYINISGRKSSTSQNWAVWVPDYLTRYDPDPLRYYLSAAMPETSDTDFTWAEFLRRNNDELVATWGNLVNRVLTQFPRHFEGRVPRPDALDGRAGALIERCQQTLETAGRELAACRFRAGIGAGMELAREANRFLDETAPWKAIREDRQAAANALYAALSVIATLRTALYPYLPFSAEKLNRLLGETRPVRELGWGLTVPEPERPLPPPEPLFRKLDPSIVDEEEARLGT
- a CDS encoding TatD family hydrolase — its product is MNAQQGASLIDAHAHIQARQFDADRQEMLTRARAAGVGAIVCSADDEASSRAAVALAEAQPDVWATVGVHPHEAKRANAGTFARLAELARHPRVVAIGEIGLDYHYDHSPRDVQRAVFETQLGLAASLGLPVVIHSREAAEDTFAVLSAWRRGANVAAAPAGLLHCFAYDTEWAGRFLELGFSLSLPGTVTYPKAESSQLVAAMLPDERFTVETDCPSLAPQSRRGRRNEPAYLPETVAKIAALRGVDAAALGARAAENARQLFRLPAAATTAAAKGTT